In Vibrio echinoideorum, the following proteins share a genomic window:
- a CDS encoding AEC family transporter, whose protein sequence is MFEQVVSILFPVFALASAGFAVGRWLKPDFKPINRINMDVCIPALVFASLTTMPLDTEQLPLITASLVSVLVPALLMIPICKIFKLNFKAWAPPHMFRNSGNLAIPLFTYTFGESALAPAVLLFVVSACVHISIGLALLSEGNPIKQILKMPIFLAAALAMTLNLSGIAVWNPIYEATSLLGQAAVPIMLLSLGSQMVNLKLSGLKVGLLCTAQSLFTGAIAFAIIYFFIPLPTLHLQMMVLFTMLPPAVMNYLFAERFNVEPPKVASMVLFGNFLSVVTLPILLSFALSMSS, encoded by the coding sequence ATGTTCGAACAGGTCGTCAGCATTCTGTTTCCCGTTTTTGCTTTAGCCAGTGCTGGCTTTGCGGTAGGTCGTTGGCTCAAGCCCGATTTCAAACCGATCAATCGTATCAACATGGATGTGTGTATTCCTGCTTTGGTGTTTGCATCACTGACCACCATGCCCCTCGACACCGAGCAACTGCCACTCATCACCGCTTCTTTGGTTTCGGTGTTGGTGCCCGCTTTATTGATGATACCAATCTGTAAGATCTTTAAGCTCAACTTCAAAGCTTGGGCTCCGCCACACATGTTCCGCAACAGTGGCAACCTCGCGATTCCGCTATTTACTTATACCTTTGGTGAGAGCGCATTAGCCCCTGCAGTGCTGCTGTTTGTGGTATCGGCGTGTGTCCATATTAGTATTGGCTTGGCGTTACTGAGTGAAGGTAATCCGATCAAGCAGATCCTCAAGATGCCGATATTCTTAGCCGCAGCATTAGCGATGACGCTCAACCTGTCTGGAATTGCAGTATGGAATCCAATCTACGAAGCAACATCGCTACTCGGCCAAGCAGCCGTGCCTATCATGCTGTTGTCGTTGGGTTCGCAAATGGTGAACTTGAAGCTAAGCGGACTCAAAGTAGGCTTGTTGTGTACGGCTCAATCACTGTTCACAGGGGCCATCGCCTTTGCCATCATCTACTTCTTTATTCCGCTGCCTACGCTGCACTTACAAATGATGGTGCTGTTCACCATGCTGCCACCCGCCGTGATGAACTACCTGTTCGCAGAAAGATTCAATGTCGAGCCGCCCAAGGTCGCATCTATGGTGTTGTTCGGCAACTTCCTAAGCGTGGTTACCTTGCCTATCTTGTTGTCATTCGCGCTGTCTATGTCGTCTTAA
- a CDS encoding carboxymuconolactone decarboxylase family protein → MNQSRFDIGLERLNHIDGEAGQQVIESLQDICPDLAKYTIEYPFGDIYSRPGLDLKSREIATVAALTALGNCAPQLKVHLNAALNVGCSEEEIKEVILQMSVYAGFPAALNGMFAFKEVLAERGTA, encoded by the coding sequence ATGAATCAATCACGTTTCGACATCGGCTTAGAAAGACTTAATCATATCGACGGAGAAGCAGGGCAACAGGTTATTGAAAGCCTGCAAGACATCTGCCCTGATCTTGCCAAATATACTATCGAGTATCCCTTTGGTGACATCTATTCACGCCCCGGTTTGGATTTGAAATCACGAGAGATCGCGACCGTCGCTGCCCTTACCGCACTCGGTAATTGTGCCCCTCAGCTTAAGGTGCATTTGAATGCGGCACTCAATGTTGGATGTAGCGAGGAAGAGATCAAAGAAGTGATATTGCAGATGTCGGTGTATGCGGGATTCCCAGCTGCGTTAAATGGCATGTTCGCATTTAAAGAGGTGCTTGCGGAGAGAGGCACAGCTTGA
- a CDS encoding GNAT family N-acetyltransferase — protein sequence MEINRFKASDADEIVTWFTSLEDYVLWGGRTFGWPLEAASIVERSQEPQVELYIFSASKSYSELNTDSNANSNASDLLGFMEFQRMSDNELRFCRVAIHPNQRGKGLGQSMIESALEAAKKIPDVTTISLAVFKQNHGAKRCYDKAGFQVVDKEPSVKEFNGKTWPLYQMELKLS from the coding sequence ATGGAAATAAACCGCTTTAAAGCATCCGACGCCGACGAGATCGTCACTTGGTTTACATCCCTAGAAGACTACGTTCTGTGGGGCGGACGAACATTTGGTTGGCCATTAGAAGCCGCTTCAATCGTCGAACGTTCTCAAGAGCCACAGGTTGAGCTGTATATCTTCTCTGCATCTAAGTCATACTCTGAACTGAACACCGATTCAAACGCCAACTCAAACGCCAGCGACTTACTTGGCTTTATGGAATTTCAACGCATGTCAGACAACGAACTTCGTTTCTGCCGAGTCGCGATTCACCCAAACCAACGAGGCAAAGGGCTTGGGCAATCCATGATAGAAAGTGCATTAGAAGCTGCGAAAAAAATACCAGATGTCACCACCATCTCCTTGGCCGTATTTAAGCAAAACCACGGCGCAAAACGCTGCTACGACAAAGCGGGCTTTCAGGTGGTAGACAAAGAGCCGAGCGTAAAAGAGTTCAATGGTAAAACATGGCCCTTGTATCAGATGGAATTAAAGCTCAGCTAG
- the xdhA gene encoding xanthine dehydrogenase small subunit — MTVLNYLRTKVNKTGTKEGCGSGDCGACTVVLGEVVDGQLQYRSVNSCLTFVSALHGKQLITVEDLQNRDRSLHPVQKAVVDFHGSQCGYCTPGFIMSMFALGKNKPDASKEDVMESLAGNLCRCTGYRPIVDAAMSLSTDQPLIDQFAELERNTIKKLEGIQDTEVNLRLGHLTAFSPKSTDELAKLFQAHPNAKLVAGGTDLALEVTQFHREIETLISVNLVEDMKVCEETDTDLIIGANLPISDSYALLKKHYPDFGELLHRFASLQVRNQGTIGGNVANASPIGDTPPLLIALDAKIKLRCGDESRTMPIEDYFISYKVTAQKESEFIEQIIIPKPTNDSFRAYKVSKRLDDDISAVCGAFDIQIEDGKVSYARIAFGGMAATPKRATRCENTLLGKPWTDANIKLAMQELYNDFEPLSDFRASQEYRSLSAANMLRRYFIERQNKNNQIETRVTSYV, encoded by the coding sequence ATGACAGTGCTCAACTACCTTCGTACCAAGGTTAATAAAACCGGTACAAAAGAAGGTTGTGGGTCGGGTGACTGTGGTGCATGTACGGTAGTTCTGGGTGAAGTGGTTGATGGACAACTGCAATACCGCTCGGTGAACTCTTGCCTGACGTTCGTTTCAGCGCTGCATGGCAAGCAACTGATCACAGTAGAAGATCTACAAAACCGAGATCGTTCTTTGCACCCCGTGCAGAAAGCGGTGGTGGATTTTCACGGTTCACAGTGTGGTTACTGCACGCCGGGCTTCATCATGTCGATGTTTGCCCTAGGCAAGAACAAACCCGATGCGAGCAAAGAAGACGTCATGGAATCACTGGCGGGTAACCTATGTCGCTGTACTGGCTACCGACCAATCGTTGATGCTGCGATGTCACTTTCAACAGACCAACCTTTGATCGACCAATTTGCTGAACTTGAACGCAACACCATCAAGAAGCTAGAAGGCATTCAAGACACCGAAGTCAACTTACGCCTTGGTCACCTCACCGCTTTTTCCCCGAAAAGCACTGATGAGCTGGCCAAGCTTTTTCAAGCACATCCGAACGCTAAGCTGGTTGCTGGCGGTACGGATTTAGCGCTAGAAGTGACGCAGTTTCATCGCGAGATTGAAACGCTGATCAGCGTAAATCTTGTTGAAGACATGAAGGTATGCGAAGAAACCGACACCGATTTAATTATTGGTGCCAACCTGCCTATCAGTGACTCTTACGCACTACTGAAAAAGCACTACCCAGATTTTGGTGAACTGTTGCATCGCTTTGCTTCACTGCAAGTACGCAACCAAGGCACCATTGGCGGTAATGTGGCGAATGCCTCACCTATCGGTGATACCCCTCCTCTGCTGATTGCTTTGGACGCGAAAATCAAACTTCGCTGCGGAGACGAGTCACGCACGATGCCGATTGAAGATTACTTCATCAGCTATAAAGTGACGGCGCAAAAAGAGAGTGAATTCATCGAACAGATCATCATTCCTAAGCCAACCAACGACAGCTTCCGAGCTTACAAAGTGTCGAAACGTTTAGACGACGACATCTCTGCGGTGTGTGGCGCGTTTGATATTCAAATTGAAGATGGCAAGGTTTCTTACGCTCGTATCGCTTTCGGCGGTATGGCAGCAACGCCTAAGCGTGCAACTCGTTGTGAAAATACGTTATTAGGCAAACCGTGGACAGACGCTAATATTAAGTTAGCGATGCAGGAACTGTATAACGACTTTGAGCCGCTCTCTGATTTCCGTGCAAGCCAAGAATACCGTTCATTGTCGGCGGCCAACATGCTGCGTCGCTACTTCATTGAACGACAGAACAAAAACAACCAAATCGAAACAAGGGTAACGTCTTATGTCTAA
- a CDS encoding 5'-nucleotidase, with amino-acid sequence MPYELSSRLVIGVASSAMFDLTKSDSVFRTKGEEEYRKYQSDNIDAPLDKGVSFSFVKRLLSLNNLSNDPESDPLVEVVLLSRNDPDTGLRVMKSIKHHNLPISRAIFMQGKSPYEYIPALSISLFLSGNSFDVKEAIALGYPAGHVMKSTIIDGDDDDLRIAFDFDGVLADDESETVMHTTNDLSQFHEHETRNVLQPHNPGPLKEFLVKISAIQKIEEKKKQSEPDYKNRLRVSIVTARNAPSHERALNTLKDWGVMTNDAFFLGGVDKGLVLGVLKPHIFFDDQSGHLSSTSSVAPSVHIPFGVKNSESVLEKELA; translated from the coding sequence ATGCCGTATGAATTAAGTTCGAGGTTGGTTATTGGTGTTGCTTCTAGTGCAATGTTTGATTTGACAAAGTCTGATTCAGTTTTTCGTACAAAAGGCGAAGAAGAATATAGAAAATATCAATCCGATAATATAGATGCACCTTTAGATAAAGGGGTATCTTTTTCGTTTGTAAAACGACTACTCTCTCTAAACAATTTGAGTAATGATCCAGAGTCTGACCCATTAGTTGAAGTCGTCTTATTGTCACGAAATGACCCTGACACAGGGCTTCGAGTTATGAAGTCAATTAAACATCATAATTTACCTATTTCACGCGCAATTTTTATGCAAGGTAAGTCTCCGTATGAGTACATCCCTGCATTAAGTATCTCTTTATTTTTGTCTGGTAACTCTTTTGATGTCAAAGAAGCGATTGCGTTGGGTTACCCGGCTGGTCATGTAATGAAATCGACAATTATTGATGGCGATGATGATGACTTAAGAATTGCGTTCGACTTTGATGGAGTTCTTGCTGATGACGAATCAGAAACTGTTATGCATACCACAAATGATCTTAGCCAATTTCATGAACATGAAACAAGGAATGTTTTACAGCCTCATAACCCTGGTCCATTGAAGGAATTTTTAGTCAAGATATCAGCTATTCAAAAAATAGAAGAAAAGAAGAAGCAATCAGAACCAGATTATAAAAATAGACTAAGGGTATCAATTGTGACTGCTCGAAATGCTCCCTCGCATGAAAGAGCGTTAAACACGTTGAAAGATTGGGGAGTAATGACAAATGATGCGTTTTTCTTGGGTGGTGTTGATAAAGGGTTAGTCCTAGGCGTTCTTAAACCCCATATATTCTTTGATGATCAATCTGGTCATTTAAGTTCTACTAGTTCTGTAGCTCCTTCAGTTCATATACCGTTTGGTGTCAAAAATTCGGAGTCAGTTTTAGAAAAAGAGCTTGCGTAA
- the guaD gene encoding guanine deaminase has protein sequence MTTQRKAYRASILHSVADPKDVGIDESYDYFEDGVLVIENGHVVDLGHADEVLARQPKTLEVKQYKDKLITSGFIDTHIHYPQTGMIASYGEQLLDWLENYTFPEEKRFKNPVYAHKVAKLFLDELASNGTTTALVFGTVHKESVNVFFEEAEKRNLRMIAGKVLMDRNAPDYLTDTPESGYADSKELIEKWHKRGRLHYAVTPRFAPTSTPEQLATVGKLLEEYPDVYMHTHLSENEKEIEWVKSLFPERDSYLDVYDHYGLLHKRSVFAHGIHLSDCECKRLADTESAIAFCPTSNLFLGSGLFRLPEMEDHGIRVGVGTDVGAGTSFSILQTMSEAYKIMQLQHKKLHPAKSLFLATLGGARSLHLEDKIGNLEVGKEADFVVLDLHATQLMRFRMEQTTKLEEKLFVLMSLGDDRTVSETYIYGEKAYDVNFKDYKKLVS, from the coding sequence ATGACAACGCAACGCAAAGCTTATCGCGCCAGTATTTTACACAGCGTCGCCGACCCAAAAGACGTCGGTATCGATGAGTCTTACGACTATTTTGAAGACGGTGTTTTAGTCATAGAGAACGGCCATGTCGTCGACTTAGGCCATGCCGACGAGGTACTGGCTCGCCAACCTAAAACACTCGAAGTAAAACAATACAAAGACAAGCTGATCACCTCTGGCTTTATTGATACGCACATCCACTACCCTCAAACAGGGATGATCGCGTCTTACGGTGAGCAGCTACTAGATTGGTTAGAGAACTACACCTTTCCAGAAGAAAAACGCTTCAAAAACCCAGTTTATGCACACAAAGTCGCGAAGCTATTCCTAGATGAATTAGCAAGCAACGGCACCACCACGGCACTGGTATTTGGCACGGTACACAAAGAGTCCGTCAACGTGTTCTTTGAAGAAGCAGAGAAACGTAATCTACGAATGATCGCGGGTAAGGTGCTAATGGATCGCAACGCGCCAGACTACCTCACCGACACACCAGAATCTGGTTATGCCGATTCAAAAGAGCTGATCGAAAAGTGGCACAAGCGCGGTCGTTTGCACTATGCCGTAACGCCTCGTTTTGCGCCAACCAGCACACCAGAACAACTTGCTACTGTCGGTAAACTGCTAGAAGAATACCCAGACGTGTACATGCACACTCACCTTTCTGAAAACGAGAAAGAGATCGAGTGGGTGAAATCGCTGTTCCCAGAGCGCGACAGTTACCTAGATGTCTATGACCATTACGGACTACTTCACAAACGTTCGGTATTTGCCCATGGTATTCACTTGTCTGACTGCGAATGTAAGCGCCTAGCGGATACTGAATCTGCCATTGCTTTCTGTCCAACCTCTAACCTTTTCTTAGGCTCGGGTTTGTTCCGATTACCAGAGATGGAAGATCACGGTATTCGTGTCGGCGTGGGTACTGATGTAGGCGCAGGCACCAGCTTCTCAATCCTGCAAACAATGAGTGAAGCGTACAAGATCATGCAGTTACAGCATAAGAAGCTGCACCCAGCTAAGTCGCTGTTCTTGGCAACACTAGGCGGCGCACGTTCGCTGCATTTAGAAGACAAGATTGGTAACTTGGAAGTCGGAAAAGAAGCGGATTTCGTGGTGTTGGATCTACACGCAACTCAGCTGATGCGCTTTAGAATGGAACAAACCACCAAGCTTGAAGAAAAACTTTTTGTATTGATGAGCTTAGGTGACGACAGAACCGTTAGCGAGACTTACATCTACGGCGAAAAAGCTTATGACGTGAATTTCAAAGATTACAAAAAGCTCGTTAGTTAG
- a CDS encoding DNA-3-methyladenine glycosylase I translates to MTQEKFDTIYQRAAHRKGGAAELEKIVRAPLSQAELSQITDDRWLAAFTEKVFQCGISWSVVRKKWPQFEEVFFEFNIEKMLMLPNEMWEQKAQDPRIIRHLTKVMTIPANATMIHNAKREADSFSQMVADWPSERITELWDYLKKHGKRLGGNTGAYTLRQMGKDTFILSSDVEAHLRSTDVVDSGRNTKRAQLAAGKAFNEWQQQSGRSLSEISQIVAYNCGDNRV, encoded by the coding sequence ATGACCCAAGAAAAATTCGACACCATTTATCAACGTGCGGCTCACCGTAAAGGCGGAGCTGCCGAGCTCGAAAAGATTGTTCGCGCGCCCCTTTCCCAAGCCGAGTTATCACAGATCACCGACGATCGTTGGTTGGCCGCCTTTACTGAAAAAGTATTCCAATGTGGTATTTCGTGGAGTGTGGTGAGAAAGAAGTGGCCGCAATTTGAAGAAGTGTTCTTTGAATTCAATATCGAAAAAATGCTAATGCTGCCGAATGAAATGTGGGAACAGAAAGCACAAGACCCGCGCATTATTCGCCACCTCACCAAGGTGATGACCATCCCTGCCAACGCCACCATGATCCACAATGCCAAGCGTGAAGCCGATTCATTCTCACAAATGGTTGCCGACTGGCCATCAGAGCGCATCACAGAGCTTTGGGATTACCTGAAAAAACACGGCAAGCGATTAGGTGGTAATACTGGTGCCTACACTCTGCGCCAAATGGGTAAAGACACCTTCATCTTGTCATCAGATGTTGAAGCACACCTACGCAGTACCGATGTGGTGGATAGCGGCCGTAACACCAAGCGAGCACAACTGGCAGCGGGTAAAGCCTTCAACGAATGGCAGCAACAGTCAGGTCGTAGCCTAAGCGAAATCAGCCAGATCGTTGCCTACAACTGCGGTGATAATCGAGTTTAG
- a CDS encoding MerR family transcriptional regulator — protein MNVSEFSQLVGLSAHTLRYYEKIGLLKNVQRNSSGHRVYTSKDVTWIEFVKRLKDTAMPLDEILEYAMLRELGPESTSQRQVLLEQHQQNLRSHIEEQQKHLAALEQKISLYRDGKVR, from the coding sequence ATGAATGTGAGTGAGTTTTCTCAGTTGGTGGGTTTGTCAGCCCATACGCTTCGCTACTATGAAAAAATCGGCTTGTTGAAAAATGTTCAGCGGAACAGTAGCGGTCATCGAGTCTATACATCGAAGGACGTTACCTGGATTGAGTTCGTGAAGCGCTTAAAAGACACTGCAATGCCACTGGATGAGATTCTAGAATACGCAATGCTAAGGGAGTTAGGGCCAGAATCGACTTCGCAGCGCCAAGTGTTGCTCGAACAACATCAACAGAATTTGCGTTCCCATATCGAAGAACAACAAAAGCATCTGGCTGCGCTAGAGCAAAAAATTAGTTTGTATCGAGATGGAAAAGTCCGTTGA
- the xdhB gene encoding xanthine dehydrogenase molybdopterin binding subunit, which translates to MSKSNSSGHKSNAMTHEEMVTIAKQDLKTGVGKSVKHDSAAKQVTGEAVYIDDRLEFPNQLHVYARLSTQAHANITKIDLSPCYEFEGVAIAIQAKDVPGELDIGAILPGDPLLADGKVEYYGQPVIAVAANDLETARKAAHAAIIEYEELPAILDVKEALEKEHFVTESHTQQRGDSKAALAKAKHVISGDLEIGGQEHFYLETQISSVMPTEDGGMIVYTSTQNPTEVQKLVAEVIGVPMHKVVIDMRRMGGGFGGKETQAASPACMAAVIAHLTGRPTKMRLLRNEDMQQTGKRHPFYNQYTVGFDDNGVIQGADITVAGNCGYSPDLSSSIVDRAMFHSDNAYYLGDATVVGHRCKTNTASNTAYRGFGGPQGMMTIEHIMDEIARYLKKDPLEVRKANYYGEEGRNVTHYYQTVEDNFLPEITEQLERSSDYHARRKEIAEFNKQSPILKKGLAITPVKFGISFTATFLNQAGALIHIYTDGSIHLNHGGTEMGQGLNIKVAQIVAQEFQVDVERIQITATNTDKVPNTSPTAASSGTDLNGKAAQNAAMTIKQRLIDFASSHFKVWPEEVVFKNGMVQIRDEIMTFNSFVELAWFNQISLSSTGFYRTPKIYYDHEKARGRPFYYYAYGASCSEVIIDTLTGENKILRVDILHDVGASLNPAIDIGQVEGGFVQGVGWLTTEELVWNQQGRLMTNGPASYKIPAIADMPIDFRTHLLENRNNPEDTVFNSKAVGEPPFMLGMSVWSALKDAISYVAVDGAIPKLNTPATPERILMAIQEVTETAPTSVDAQSETA; encoded by the coding sequence ATGTCTAAATCAAATTCCTCTGGTCACAAGAGCAATGCGATGACCCACGAAGAGATGGTTACCATTGCAAAACAAGACCTTAAAACTGGCGTAGGTAAAAGCGTTAAACACGACAGTGCAGCCAAGCAAGTCACGGGCGAAGCGGTATACATTGACGACCGCCTAGAGTTCCCAAATCAGCTGCACGTATACGCACGCCTGAGCACGCAAGCACACGCCAACATCACCAAGATAGATTTATCGCCGTGTTACGAATTCGAAGGCGTGGCGATTGCCATTCAAGCGAAAGACGTACCGGGTGAACTGGATATCGGCGCGATTCTTCCGGGTGACCCACTGCTTGCCGACGGCAAAGTCGAATATTACGGCCAACCTGTGATTGCCGTGGCAGCTAACGATTTAGAAACCGCACGCAAAGCCGCACACGCTGCAATCATTGAATATGAAGAACTCCCTGCGATTCTTGATGTAAAAGAAGCGCTAGAGAAAGAGCACTTCGTCACAGAAAGCCACACTCAACAACGTGGTGATTCAAAAGCGGCGCTGGCAAAAGCAAAACACGTGATCTCTGGTGACCTAGAGATCGGTGGACAAGAACACTTCTACCTAGAAACTCAAATAAGTAGCGTAATGCCAACCGAAGACGGCGGCATGATCGTGTACACCTCGACTCAAAACCCGACCGAAGTTCAAAAACTGGTTGCGGAAGTGATTGGCGTACCAATGCACAAAGTCGTGATTGATATGCGTCGTATGGGTGGTGGTTTCGGTGGTAAAGAGACTCAAGCGGCCTCTCCAGCGTGTATGGCTGCGGTTATTGCTCACCTCACCGGTCGACCAACCAAAATGCGTTTGCTGCGCAATGAAGACATGCAGCAAACCGGTAAACGCCACCCGTTCTACAATCAATATACGGTCGGTTTTGACGACAATGGTGTGATTCAAGGTGCCGACATTACCGTTGCAGGTAACTGTGGTTACTCACCAGACTTATCAAGTTCTATCGTCGATCGTGCGATGTTCCACTCAGACAACGCCTACTACCTAGGTGATGCAACTGTGGTTGGTCATCGATGCAAAACCAATACCGCATCGAACACCGCTTACCGTGGCTTTGGTGGCCCGCAAGGCATGATGACCATCGAGCACATCATGGACGAGATTGCGCGTTACCTGAAAAAAGATCCTTTGGAAGTACGTAAGGCGAACTACTACGGCGAAGAAGGCCGTAACGTGACCCATTACTACCAAACCGTTGAAGACAACTTTTTACCTGAGATAACCGAACAGCTTGAACGCAGCAGTGACTATCACGCACGTCGTAAAGAAATCGCTGAGTTCAACAAGCAGAGCCCTATCTTGAAGAAAGGCCTTGCTATCACACCGGTGAAATTCGGCATCTCGTTTACTGCGACTTTCTTGAACCAAGCAGGTGCGCTCATCCATATCTACACCGATGGCAGTATTCATTTGAATCACGGTGGTACGGAAATGGGGCAAGGCTTGAACATCAAAGTGGCACAAATCGTTGCACAGGAGTTCCAAGTCGATGTCGAACGTATCCAGATCACCGCTACAAACACAGACAAAGTTCCGAACACATCACCAACCGCAGCCTCATCGGGCACCGACCTCAACGGTAAGGCCGCGCAAAACGCCGCAATGACCATTAAGCAGCGCCTGATTGACTTCGCTTCTTCGCACTTCAAAGTGTGGCCTGAAGAGGTGGTATTTAAGAACGGCATGGTGCAGATTCGCGACGAGATCATGACCTTCAACTCATTTGTTGAACTGGCTTGGTTTAACCAAATCTCGCTGTCGAGCACTGGCTTCTACCGCACTCCGAAGATCTATTACGATCACGAGAAAGCACGCGGTCGTCCGTTCTACTACTACGCGTATGGTGCCTCTTGTTCAGAAGTCATCATCGATACCCTAACCGGCGAAAACAAGATTCTGCGTGTCGATATTTTGCATGACGTGGGCGCTTCATTGAACCCAGCAATTGATATCGGCCAAGTCGAAGGTGGCTTTGTGCAAGGTGTCGGTTGGTTAACGACGGAAGAGTTGGTTTGGAACCAGCAAGGCCGCTTGATGACCAATGGTCCTGCGAGTTACAAGATCCCGGCGATTGCTGATATGCCAATTGATTTCAGAACGCATCTTTTAGAAAACCGTAACAACCCAGAAGACACCGTCTTCAACTCGAAAGCCGTGGGTGAACCGCCTTTCATGTTGGGTATGTCGGTATGGAGCGCACTGAAAGACGCAATCAGCTATGTCGCCGTCGATGGCGCGATTCCTAAGCTCAACACACCTGCAACGCCAGAACGTATTCTGATGGCGATTCAGGAAGTCACTGAAACGGCTCCGACTTCGGTCGATGCTCAATCAGAAACGGCTTAG
- the xdhC gene encoding xanthine dehydrogenase accessory protein XdhC, whose protein sequence is MFKDNWIHELAKLEENYEPCVMVTVLEDRGSVPRDAGTKMLVTRDRIIATIGGGHLEHVATKMAREMLIASEKSLKVERFNLGARLGQCCGGMATLSFEPIGTQQNHLVLFGAGHVAKALLHIVATLPFRVTWIDEREEVFPETLPHGVKKLVSDDPVGEVKHMPPNSYYLVMTHNHQLDFDLTKAIIDREDSRYFGMIGSLTKRKKFDFRLEQRGYSQEQIETMLCPIGISAVNGKHPAEIAVSVAGELIAHYQGQALEQKRPTKQYRNQDLTEQHSQPSDVGEPPLEEKIA, encoded by the coding sequence ATGTTTAAGGATAATTGGATTCACGAACTGGCAAAACTGGAAGAGAACTACGAACCGTGTGTGATGGTAACGGTTCTTGAAGACAGAGGTTCCGTTCCACGCGATGCGGGCACCAAAATGCTTGTCACTCGTGACCGAATCATCGCTACGATTGGTGGTGGTCACCTTGAACATGTGGCTACTAAAATGGCGCGTGAAATGCTGATTGCCAGTGAAAAATCGCTCAAAGTGGAACGCTTCAACCTAGGCGCTCGTTTAGGCCAATGTTGTGGCGGAATGGCAACGTTGAGCTTTGAGCCGATTGGCACTCAGCAAAATCATCTTGTGCTGTTCGGCGCTGGCCACGTAGCCAAGGCGCTGCTGCACATTGTCGCAACCCTGCCCTTCCGCGTGACCTGGATTGATGAGCGTGAAGAAGTGTTCCCCGAAACGCTGCCACACGGTGTGAAGAAGCTTGTCTCAGACGATCCGGTTGGCGAAGTGAAACACATGCCACCGAACAGCTATTACCTAGTGATGACGCACAACCACCAGCTCGATTTTGACCTAACTAAGGCCATTATCGACCGTGAAGACAGCCGTTACTTTGGCATGATTGGTTCTCTGACTAAGCGCAAGAAGTTCGACTTCCGCTTAGAGCAACGCGGCTATAGCCAAGAGCAAATCGAAACTATGCTTTGCCCGATTGGCATTAGTGCGGTGAATGGCAAACATCCTGCGGAAATTGCGGTGTCGGTTGCGGGTGAACTGATCGCACACTATCAAGGCCAAGCACTTGAACAAAAGCGCCCAACCAAACAATATCGAAATCAGGATTTGACCGAACAACACAGTCAACCAAGCGACGTAGGCGAACCACCATTGGAAGAGAAGATCGCCTAA
- a CDS encoding GntR family transcriptional regulator, with translation MTVLKNSVSKGVKTKVTGQTQDDVVYCHIFDAILEQRLPPATKLSEEALAEIFSVSRTIIRRALLRLSLEQVVVIRPNRGAMIAAPTVDEAKQIFKAREVMEIAITELAVKNATKAQIEECRKLVAKENCAFDQGDYGSGLRLSGEFHIKLAEMAENAPLLAFQRSLVSQTSLLIAQYETGNHSNCSLDEHSGLLDAIESGNEQQAVELMQEHLSHIRSKLNLDSSTASSDLHVVFSDLLKSKS, from the coding sequence ATGACAGTTCTCAAAAACTCTGTCTCCAAAGGTGTAAAAACGAAAGTAACAGGCCAGACTCAAGACGATGTTGTTTACTGCCATATCTTCGACGCGATACTAGAACAGAGGCTGCCACCAGCCACCAAATTAAGCGAAGAAGCCTTAGCAGAAATCTTTAGCGTTAGCCGCACCATTATCCGTCGTGCCTTACTGCGTCTCTCTTTAGAACAAGTTGTGGTGATCCGTCCAAACCGAGGTGCCATGATCGCAGCCCCAACGGTTGATGAAGCCAAGCAGATATTTAAAGCACGTGAAGTAATGGAAATTGCTATCACTGAGCTAGCGGTGAAAAACGCAACCAAAGCGCAAATAGAAGAATGCAGAAAATTAGTCGCGAAAGAGAACTGTGCTTTCGACCAAGGTGATTACGGCTCTGGCCTACGTTTGTCTGGCGAGTTTCACATCAAGCTGGCTGAAATGGCTGAGAACGCACCACTGCTGGCTTTCCAACGCAGCTTGGTATCGCAAACTTCACTGCTGATCGCTCAATACGAAACGGGCAACCACTCGAACTGTTCTCTAGACGAACACTCAGGCTTACTGGATGCGATAGAGTCAGGCAACGAACAACAAGCCGTAGAGTTGATGCAAGAACATCTAAGCCATATTCGTTCGAAGCTCAACCTAGACAGCAGCACCGCATCGAGCGACCTGCATGTTGTGTTCTCAGATCTGCTTAAGAGCAAGTCATAG